A genomic segment from Canis lupus dingo isolate Sandy chromosome 23, ASM325472v2, whole genome shotgun sequence encodes:
- the MSL2 gene encoding E3 ubiquitin-protein ligase MSL2 isoform X2: MNPVNATALYISASRLVLNYDPGDPKAFTEINRLLPYFRQSLSCCVCGHLLQDPIAPTNSTCQHYVCKPCKGKKMMMKPSCSWCKDYEQFEENKQLSILVNCYKKLCEYITQTTLARDIIEAVDCSSDILALLNDGSLFCEETEKPSDSSFTLCLTHSPLPSTSEPTADPQASLSPISESTLSIAIGSSVINGLPTYNGLSIDRFGINIPSPEHSNTIDVCNTVDIKTEDLSDSLPPVCDTVATDLCSTGIDICSFSEDIKPGDSLLLSVEEVLRSLETVSNTEVCCPNLQPNLETTVSNGPFLQLSSQSLSHNVFMSTSPALHGLSCTAATPKVAKLNRKRSRSESDSEKVQPLPISTIIRGPTLGASAPVTVKRESKISLQPIATVPNGGTTPKISKTVLLSTKSMKKSHEHGSKKSHSKTKPGILKKDKTVKEKIPSHHFMPGSPTKTVYKKPQEKKGCKCGRATQNPSVLTCRGQRCPCYSNRKACLDCICRGCQNSYMANGEKKLEAFAVPEKALEQTRLTLGINVTSIAVRNASTSTSVINVTGSPVTTFLAASTHDDKSLDEAIDMRFDC; the protein is encoded by the coding sequence gACATTTGCTACAAGATCCTATTGCACCCACCAACTCCACCTGCCAACATTATGTCTGCAAACCTTGTAAAGGCAAGAAAATGATGATGAAACCTTCATGTAGCTGGTGCAAAGACTATGAGCAATTTGAGGAAAACAAGCAGTTAAGCATCCTAGTGAACTGCTACAAAAAACTATGCGAATATATAACACAGACTACATTGGCACGGGATATAATAGAAGCAGTCGACTGTTCTTCTGATATTTTGGCTTTGCTTAATGATGGATCATTGTTTTGTGAGGAGACAGAAAAACCCTCAGATTCATCCTTTACTTTGTGTTTAACACATTCCCCTTTACCTTCAACCTCAGAACCCACAGCTGATCCTCAAGCTAGTTTATCTCCAATATCTGAAAGCACCCTCAGCATTGCTATTGGCAGTTCTGTTATCAATGGTTTGCCTACTTACAATGGGCTCTCAATAGATAGATTTGGTATAAATATTCCTTCACCAGAACATTCAAACACAATTGATGTATGTAACACTGTTGACATAAAAACTGAGGATCTGTCTGATAGCTTGCCACCTGTCTGTGACACAGTAGCCACTGACTTATGCTCCACAGGCATTGATATCTGCAGTTTCAGTGAAGATATAAAACCTGGTGACTCTCTCTTACTGAGTGTTGAGGAAGTGCTCCGCAGCTTAGAAACCGTTTCAAATACAGAGGTTTGTTGCCCTAATTTGCAACCTAACTTGGAAACCACTGTATCCAATGGACCTTTTCTGCAGCTTTCTTCCCAGTCTCTTAGCCATAATGTGTTTATGTCCACCAGTCCTGCACTTCATGGGTTATCATGTACAGCAGCAACTCCGAAAGTAGCAAAATTGAATAGAAAACGATCCAGATCAGAAAGTGACAGTGAGAAAGTTCAGCCACTTCCAATTTCTACCATTATCCGAGGCCCAACGTTGGGGGCATCTGCCCCTGTGACGGTGAAACGGGAGAGCAAAATTTCTCTTCAACCTATTGCAACTGTTCCCAATGGAGGCACAACACCCAAAATCAGCAAAACTGTACTTTTATCTACTAAAAGCATGAAAAAGAGTCATGAACACGGATCCAAGAAATCTCACTCAAAAACCAAGCCAGGTAttcttaaaaaagacaaaacagtaaAGGAAAAGATTCCTAGTCACCATTTTATGCCAGGAAGTCCTACCAAGACTGTGTATAAAAAACCCCAGGAAAAGAAAGGGTGTAAATGTGGGCGTGCTACTCAAAATCCAAGTGTTCTTACATGCCGCGGCCAACGCTGCCCTTGCTACTCTAACCGCAAAGCCTGCTTAGATTGTATATGTCGTGGCTGCCAAAACTCCTATATGGCCAATGGGGAGAAGAAGCTGGAGGCATTTGCTGTGCCAGAAAAGGCCTTGGAGCAGACCAGGCTCACTTTGGGCATTAACGTGACTAGCATTGCTGTGCGCAATGCTAGTACCAGCACCAGTGTAATTAATGTCACAGGGTCCCCAGTTACAACGTTTTTAGCTGCCAGTACACACGATGATAAAAGTTTGGATGAAGCTATAGACATGAGATTCGACTGTTAA
- the MSL2 gene encoding E3 ubiquitin-protein ligase MSL2 isoform X1 produces MMMKPSCSWCKDYEQFEENKQLSILVNCYKKLCEYITQTTLARDIIEAVDCSSDILALLNDGSLFCEETEKPSDSSFTLCLTHSPLPSTSEPTADPQASLSPISESTLSIAIGSSVINGLPTYNGLSIDRFGINIPSPEHSNTIDVCNTVDIKTEDLSDSLPPVCDTVATDLCSTGIDICSFSEDIKPGDSLLLSVEEVLRSLETVSNTEVCCPNLQPNLETTVSNGPFLQLSSQSLSHNVFMSTSPALHGLSCTAATPKVAKLNRKRSRSESDSEKVQPLPISTIIRGPTLGASAPVTVKRESKISLQPIATVPNGGTTPKISKTVLLSTKSMKKSHEHGSKKSHSKTKPGILKKDKTVKEKIPSHHFMPGSPTKTVYKKPQEKKGCKCGRATQNPSVLTCRGQRCPCYSNRKACLDCICRGCQNSYMANGEKKLEAFAVPEKALEQTRLTLGINVTSIAVRNASTSTSVINVTGSPVTTFLAASTHDDKSLDEAIDMRFDC; encoded by the coding sequence ATGATGATGAAACCTTCATGTAGCTGGTGCAAAGACTATGAGCAATTTGAGGAAAACAAGCAGTTAAGCATCCTAGTGAACTGCTACAAAAAACTATGCGAATATATAACACAGACTACATTGGCACGGGATATAATAGAAGCAGTCGACTGTTCTTCTGATATTTTGGCTTTGCTTAATGATGGATCATTGTTTTGTGAGGAGACAGAAAAACCCTCAGATTCATCCTTTACTTTGTGTTTAACACATTCCCCTTTACCTTCAACCTCAGAACCCACAGCTGATCCTCAAGCTAGTTTATCTCCAATATCTGAAAGCACCCTCAGCATTGCTATTGGCAGTTCTGTTATCAATGGTTTGCCTACTTACAATGGGCTCTCAATAGATAGATTTGGTATAAATATTCCTTCACCAGAACATTCAAACACAATTGATGTATGTAACACTGTTGACATAAAAACTGAGGATCTGTCTGATAGCTTGCCACCTGTCTGTGACACAGTAGCCACTGACTTATGCTCCACAGGCATTGATATCTGCAGTTTCAGTGAAGATATAAAACCTGGTGACTCTCTCTTACTGAGTGTTGAGGAAGTGCTCCGCAGCTTAGAAACCGTTTCAAATACAGAGGTTTGTTGCCCTAATTTGCAACCTAACTTGGAAACCACTGTATCCAATGGACCTTTTCTGCAGCTTTCTTCCCAGTCTCTTAGCCATAATGTGTTTATGTCCACCAGTCCTGCACTTCATGGGTTATCATGTACAGCAGCAACTCCGAAAGTAGCAAAATTGAATAGAAAACGATCCAGATCAGAAAGTGACAGTGAGAAAGTTCAGCCACTTCCAATTTCTACCATTATCCGAGGCCCAACGTTGGGGGCATCTGCCCCTGTGACGGTGAAACGGGAGAGCAAAATTTCTCTTCAACCTATTGCAACTGTTCCCAATGGAGGCACAACACCCAAAATCAGCAAAACTGTACTTTTATCTACTAAAAGCATGAAAAAGAGTCATGAACACGGATCCAAGAAATCTCACTCAAAAACCAAGCCAGGTAttcttaaaaaagacaaaacagtaaAGGAAAAGATTCCTAGTCACCATTTTATGCCAGGAAGTCCTACCAAGACTGTGTATAAAAAACCCCAGGAAAAGAAAGGGTGTAAATGTGGGCGTGCTACTCAAAATCCAAGTGTTCTTACATGCCGCGGCCAACGCTGCCCTTGCTACTCTAACCGCAAAGCCTGCTTAGATTGTATATGTCGTGGCTGCCAAAACTCCTATATGGCCAATGGGGAGAAGAAGCTGGAGGCATTTGCTGTGCCAGAAAAGGCCTTGGAGCAGACCAGGCTCACTTTGGGCATTAACGTGACTAGCATTGCTGTGCGCAATGCTAGTACCAGCACCAGTGTAATTAATGTCACAGGGTCCCCAGTTACAACGTTTTTAGCTGCCAGTACACACGATGATAAAAGTTTGGATGAAGCTATAGACATGAGATTCGACTGTTAA
- the MSL2 gene encoding E3 ubiquitin-protein ligase MSL2 isoform X3 has product MLCSKSRHLLQDPIAPTNSTCQHYVCKPCKGKKMMMKPSCSWCKDYEQFEENKQLSILVNCYKKLCEYITQTTLARDIIEAVDCSSDILALLNDGSLFCEETEKPSDSSFTLCLTHSPLPSTSEPTADPQASLSPISESTLSIAIGSSVINGLPTYNGLSIDRFGINIPSPEHSNTIDVCNTVDIKTEDLSDSLPPVCDTVATDLCSTGIDICSFSEDIKPGDSLLLSVEEVLRSLETVSNTEVCCPNLQPNLETTVSNGPFLQLSSQSLSHNVFMSTSPALHGLSCTAATPKVAKLNRKRSRSESDSEKVQPLPISTIIRGPTLGASAPVTVKRESKISLQPIATVPNGGTTPKISKTVLLSTKSMKKSHEHGSKKSHSKTKPGILKKDKTVKEKIPSHHFMPGSPTKTVYKKPQEKKGCKCGRATQNPSVLTCRGQRCPCYSNRKACLDCICRGCQNSYMANGEKKLEAFAVPEKALEQTRLTLGINVTSIAVRNASTSTSVINVTGSPVTTFLAASTHDDKSLDEAIDMRFDC; this is encoded by the coding sequence gACATTTGCTACAAGATCCTATTGCACCCACCAACTCCACCTGCCAACATTATGTCTGCAAACCTTGTAAAGGCAAGAAAATGATGATGAAACCTTCATGTAGCTGGTGCAAAGACTATGAGCAATTTGAGGAAAACAAGCAGTTAAGCATCCTAGTGAACTGCTACAAAAAACTATGCGAATATATAACACAGACTACATTGGCACGGGATATAATAGAAGCAGTCGACTGTTCTTCTGATATTTTGGCTTTGCTTAATGATGGATCATTGTTTTGTGAGGAGACAGAAAAACCCTCAGATTCATCCTTTACTTTGTGTTTAACACATTCCCCTTTACCTTCAACCTCAGAACCCACAGCTGATCCTCAAGCTAGTTTATCTCCAATATCTGAAAGCACCCTCAGCATTGCTATTGGCAGTTCTGTTATCAATGGTTTGCCTACTTACAATGGGCTCTCAATAGATAGATTTGGTATAAATATTCCTTCACCAGAACATTCAAACACAATTGATGTATGTAACACTGTTGACATAAAAACTGAGGATCTGTCTGATAGCTTGCCACCTGTCTGTGACACAGTAGCCACTGACTTATGCTCCACAGGCATTGATATCTGCAGTTTCAGTGAAGATATAAAACCTGGTGACTCTCTCTTACTGAGTGTTGAGGAAGTGCTCCGCAGCTTAGAAACCGTTTCAAATACAGAGGTTTGTTGCCCTAATTTGCAACCTAACTTGGAAACCACTGTATCCAATGGACCTTTTCTGCAGCTTTCTTCCCAGTCTCTTAGCCATAATGTGTTTATGTCCACCAGTCCTGCACTTCATGGGTTATCATGTACAGCAGCAACTCCGAAAGTAGCAAAATTGAATAGAAAACGATCCAGATCAGAAAGTGACAGTGAGAAAGTTCAGCCACTTCCAATTTCTACCATTATCCGAGGCCCAACGTTGGGGGCATCTGCCCCTGTGACGGTGAAACGGGAGAGCAAAATTTCTCTTCAACCTATTGCAACTGTTCCCAATGGAGGCACAACACCCAAAATCAGCAAAACTGTACTTTTATCTACTAAAAGCATGAAAAAGAGTCATGAACACGGATCCAAGAAATCTCACTCAAAAACCAAGCCAGGTAttcttaaaaaagacaaaacagtaaAGGAAAAGATTCCTAGTCACCATTTTATGCCAGGAAGTCCTACCAAGACTGTGTATAAAAAACCCCAGGAAAAGAAAGGGTGTAAATGTGGGCGTGCTACTCAAAATCCAAGTGTTCTTACATGCCGCGGCCAACGCTGCCCTTGCTACTCTAACCGCAAAGCCTGCTTAGATTGTATATGTCGTGGCTGCCAAAACTCCTATATGGCCAATGGGGAGAAGAAGCTGGAGGCATTTGCTGTGCCAGAAAAGGCCTTGGAGCAGACCAGGCTCACTTTGGGCATTAACGTGACTAGCATTGCTGTGCGCAATGCTAGTACCAGCACCAGTGTAATTAATGTCACAGGGTCCCCAGTTACAACGTTTTTAGCTGCCAGTACACACGATGATAAAAGTTTGGATGAAGCTATAGACATGAGATTCGACTGTTAA